The Spirosoma radiotolerans genome has a window encoding:
- a CDS encoding alpha-ketoacid dehydrogenase subunit alpha/beta, producing MIANEQLRSTDILSREKILSDYRLAYESRQVSLLGRRDVMGGRAKFGIFGDGKELAQIAAASAFNRGDFRSGYYRDQTFVAALGELRWTEFFAQLYAHTDLEAEPNTAGRSMNGHFATRWLDDQGLWRNQTELYNSVCDIAPTAGQVPRALGLAYASKLFRNNHALSDLTNFSHNGNEIVFATIGDASTSQGMFWETMNAAGVLQVPLLMSVWDDGYGISVPVEYQTIKGSISKALAGFQRDSHDKGMEIFTVKGWDYAALLETYQQAAQICRTQHVPVLVHVQELTQPQGHSTSGSHERYKSRQRLTWEAEHDCNRIFRQWILENGYAVNDELETIEAEAKQVAKRARISAWDAFQTSMKGDFDEALDLLQQTARHNAKSAELMAIREELRKTFSPVRRDAVSAVRKALRVLRNDTGSGRQRLKAWLERTDAENADRFSSHLYSQSPESPMLVEGVPAQFTNESPVLDGYLLLQRYFESVFARDERVVALGEDVGQIGDVNQGFAGLQEKFGEIRITDTGIRETTIIGQGIGMAMRGLRPIVEIQYFDYVYYTLATLTDDLATLHYRTKGGQKAPLIIRTRGHRLEGIWHSGSPMGTMLSSLRGLHVLVPRNMTQAAGFYNTLLKGDDPALLIESLNGYRLKETLPANLNEFCVPLGVPDILRSGSDLTVVTYGSMCRIVLEAAGQLAELGIQVEVIDVQTLLPFDVHQVIIESIKKTNRVLFADEDVPGGASAYMMQQVVEGQNAYRYLDSAPATLSAKAHRPPYGSDGDYFSKPNIDDVIEIVYSMMSEADPVRFPQL from the coding sequence GTGATAGCAAACGAACAACTCCGCTCGACTGATATTTTAAGTCGTGAAAAAATCTTATCAGATTACCGATTGGCCTATGAAAGCCGACAGGTAAGCTTGTTAGGTCGGCGTGATGTGATGGGAGGAAGGGCTAAGTTCGGCATATTCGGCGATGGCAAGGAGTTGGCGCAGATAGCGGCAGCCAGTGCGTTTAACCGGGGCGACTTTCGTTCGGGATACTACCGCGATCAAACATTCGTGGCGGCTCTGGGCGAACTTCGCTGGACAGAGTTCTTCGCCCAGCTTTATGCCCATACTGACCTGGAAGCCGAACCCAATACGGCCGGTCGATCCATGAATGGGCACTTTGCCACCCGCTGGCTCGACGATCAGGGGCTGTGGCGCAACCAGACTGAACTCTATAATTCCGTTTGTGATATTGCCCCCACGGCAGGACAGGTTCCGCGTGCACTTGGGCTGGCCTATGCCTCTAAACTTTTCCGCAATAACCATGCCTTAAGCGACCTAACTAATTTTTCGCACAATGGCAACGAGATCGTTTTTGCGACCATTGGCGATGCCTCAACGTCGCAGGGGATGTTTTGGGAGACCATGAATGCGGCTGGTGTATTGCAGGTTCCTTTGCTCATGTCGGTTTGGGATGATGGCTATGGCATATCGGTTCCCGTCGAATATCAAACCATAAAAGGAAGCATTTCAAAGGCGTTGGCAGGGTTTCAGCGCGACAGCCATGATAAGGGCATGGAAATCTTCACCGTGAAAGGGTGGGATTATGCCGCGCTGCTGGAAACGTATCAGCAGGCGGCTCAGATTTGCCGTACGCAGCACGTGCCGGTGCTGGTGCATGTGCAGGAACTTACCCAGCCCCAGGGCCACTCGACATCTGGTTCGCATGAGCGCTACAAATCCAGGCAACGCCTGACCTGGGAAGCCGAACACGATTGCAACCGCATTTTCCGCCAGTGGATTCTGGAGAACGGATACGCCGTCAACGACGAGTTGGAAACCATAGAAGCCGAAGCCAAACAGGTAGCTAAACGTGCCCGTATCAGTGCGTGGGATGCTTTTCAGACATCCATGAAAGGAGACTTTGACGAAGCACTTGATTTGTTACAGCAAACGGCTCGCCACAATGCCAAATCGGCGGAATTGATGGCTATTCGGGAAGAACTTCGTAAGACGTTTTCGCCTGTGCGCCGGGATGCTGTTTCGGCTGTACGAAAAGCCTTGCGGGTGTTGCGCAACGATACCGGTTCGGGGCGTCAGCGCCTGAAAGCCTGGCTCGAACGAACCGATGCTGAAAACGCCGACCGGTTTAGCTCGCATTTATACAGCCAGTCGCCGGAATCGCCGATGCTGGTTGAGGGCGTGCCTGCCCAGTTTACCAACGAAAGCCCGGTGCTCGACGGTTATTTATTGCTTCAGCGTTATTTTGAGAGCGTATTTGCCCGAGATGAGCGAGTGGTCGCGCTTGGAGAAGATGTCGGCCAGATTGGCGACGTTAACCAGGGCTTCGCAGGATTGCAGGAGAAATTCGGGGAGATACGCATTACCGACACGGGCATTCGCGAAACCACGATTATTGGACAGGGCATTGGCATGGCTATGCGTGGCCTTCGCCCCATCGTCGAGATTCAGTATTTCGATTATGTCTATTATACGCTGGCAACGCTAACGGATGATCTGGCAACGTTGCACTATCGGACAAAGGGTGGTCAGAAAGCTCCATTGATTATTCGGACGCGTGGACATCGGCTGGAAGGTATCTGGCATTCGGGTTCTCCGATGGGCACCATGCTGAGCAGTTTGCGGGGGCTTCATGTTCTGGTGCCGCGTAATATGACCCAGGCCGCTGGTTTCTATAACACGCTACTTAAAGGGGATGACCCGGCTCTACTAATCGAATCGCTGAATGGTTATCGATTAAAAGAAACGCTTCCGGCTAACCTGAACGAATTCTGTGTACCCCTCGGCGTTCCGGATATTCTTCGTTCCGGCTCCGATCTGACTGTAGTGACCTACGGATCAATGTGCCGAATCGTGTTAGAGGCCGCTGGTCAATTGGCCGAACTAGGGATTCAGGTAGAGGTGATCGATGTGCAGACGCTGCTGCCGTTCGATGTACACCAGGTAATTATTGAGTCAATTAAAAAAACAAATCGAGTGCTGTTTGCCGATGAAGACGTGCCCGGTGGCGCATCGGCCTACATGATGCAGCAGGTTGTTGAAGGCCAGAATGCGTACCGCTATCTGGATTCGGCTCCGGCTACGCTATCGGCTAAGGCACACCGACCTCCCTACGGTTCAGATGGCGATTACTTTTCGAAGCCAAACATCGACGATGTCATTGAGATTGTCTATTCCATGATGAGTGAGGCCGACCCAGTGCGCTTCCCACAGCTTTAA
- a CDS encoding 4Fe-4S dicluster domain-containing protein translates to MSYFKDIQSGIRTTLKGLSLTLRHLRQATKRRTPEGIASANYFDLQNGLVTLQYPHEQLPIPDNGRYKLRNEIDDCIVCDKCAKVCPVDCITIDAIKATEEVGKASDGSPIRLYAAKFDIDMAKCCYCGLCTVVCPTECLTMDKEFDYSEFELGKLTYSFAELTSEQADEKRALYEQYVREKDEAKAAQLAAKAPVAENAVAPKRPVFRPTAKPSVPPSPPAEPANSAGSSIEHPLTDATPDEMQQIAQGGLEAAKRPVFKPTKKSVAPIADTSSEAAEPSDAPAPVGKPAGFRPTMKPPVVKVIEPAAEAPVPAEPAKPKPAFRPTMKPPQAAEPKPESGPEPSAQAEAPKPKPAAFRPTMKPVTPVDPAPAPNEQAEASKPKPAAFRPTMKPAAAPKPTKEEPLSESKSPVSDSTIDPPSEPPVEPVKPKPAFRPTMKPKPKPDDETSA, encoded by the coding sequence ATGTCATACTTCAAGGACATACAATCGGGCATCCGAACAACCCTAAAGGGACTGAGCCTTACGCTGCGGCATCTTCGGCAGGCCACGAAACGCCGTACACCCGAAGGAATCGCCAGTGCTAATTATTTCGACTTACAGAATGGCTTAGTCACTCTTCAATATCCGCACGAGCAGCTTCCTATACCAGACAATGGCCGTTATAAGCTTCGCAACGAGATTGACGATTGCATCGTTTGCGATAAATGTGCCAAAGTGTGTCCGGTCGATTGCATTACCATCGACGCTATCAAAGCCACCGAAGAGGTCGGGAAAGCGTCGGACGGATCGCCGATTCGGTTATACGCGGCCAAGTTTGACATCGACATGGCCAAGTGCTGCTATTGCGGCCTGTGCACCGTGGTTTGCCCCACCGAATGCCTGACCATGGACAAAGAGTTTGATTACAGCGAATTCGAACTAGGGAAGCTGACCTATAGTTTTGCTGAATTGACCTCCGAGCAAGCCGACGAAAAACGGGCGCTGTACGAACAGTACGTTCGCGAAAAAGACGAAGCAAAAGCGGCCCAACTGGCGGCTAAAGCGCCGGTGGCTGAAAACGCTGTTGCGCCAAAACGACCTGTGTTTCGGCCAACGGCTAAACCGAGCGTACCGCCATCACCGCCTGCTGAACCGGCAAATTCAGCAGGCTCATCCATTGAACATCCGCTAACCGATGCGACGCCGGATGAAATGCAGCAGATTGCGCAGGGTGGTCTTGAAGCAGCGAAACGGCCTGTCTTTAAACCAACGAAAAAGTCCGTAGCTCCTATAGCCGATACGTCATCTGAGGCAGCAGAGCCGTCAGATGCACCTGCTCCTGTCGGTAAACCGGCTGGTTTCCGACCCACCATGAAACCGCCTGTCGTTAAAGTCATTGAGCCCGCAGCAGAAGCGCCTGTACCAGCTGAGCCAGCTAAGCCAAAACCGGCTTTCCGTCCGACGATGAAGCCGCCCCAGGCTGCCGAGCCCAAGCCGGAATCAGGACCGGAACCGTCTGCGCAGGCTGAGGCTCCAAAACCGAAACCCGCGGCTTTCCGGCCCACCATGAAACCGGTAACGCCAGTAGACCCCGCGCCTGCGCCGAATGAGCAGGCTGAGGCTTCAAAACCGAAGCCAGCCGCTTTTCGACCGACGATGAAACCGGCCGCAGCACCGAAACCAACCAAGGAGGAGCCCTTGTCAGAATCGAAAAGTCCGGTTTCAGACTCAACCATTGACCCACCATCAGAGCCGCCGGTTGAGCCAGTAAAGCCTAAGCCTGCTTTCCGACCAACGATGAAGCCCAAACCAAAGCCCGACGATGAGACATCGGCTTAA
- a CDS encoding NADH-quinone oxidoreductase subunit J family protein, giving the protein MIQLAFYAFSILTLGSALAVLLTRNVLYAAFFLLLTLFGVAGLFVLASADFLAIAQIMIYVGGVLVLVIFGIMLTHKPELTTNTNSQQPNRIASKNRSGIMSGWVIALLVSGALFVALYTLLARANFTILSRPVGWQSTMHTIGKQLMTEYVVPFEIAGILLLAALVGATYLAAPQPKSSHDATR; this is encoded by the coding sequence GTGATCCAACTTGCCTTTTATGCCTTTTCAATACTGACGCTCGGTAGTGCATTGGCTGTCTTACTAACCCGTAATGTGCTATACGCGGCTTTTTTTCTCCTGCTAACCCTGTTTGGAGTGGCTGGGTTATTCGTCTTGGCGAGTGCTGATTTTCTGGCCATTGCCCAGATCATGATTTATGTTGGGGGCGTACTTGTCCTGGTTATTTTTGGGATTATGCTCACGCACAAACCTGAACTTACGACGAACACAAACAGCCAGCAACCAAACAGGATTGCCTCGAAAAATCGCTCGGGTATTATGTCGGGATGGGTGATTGCCCTGCTGGTATCGGGTGCTTTGTTCGTTGCTTTATACACGTTGCTGGCACGCGCTAACTTCACCATTCTCAGTCGACCAGTAGGCTGGCAAAGCACCATGCACACGATAGGAAAACAACTTATGACCGAATATGTAGTGCCTTTTGAAATAGCGGGAATCCTATTGCTGGCGGCCCTCGTTGGCGCTACCTATCTGGCGGCTCCACAACCTAAATCTTCTCACGATGCAACCCGTTGA
- the nuoK gene encoding NADH-quinone oxidoreductase subunit NuoK, giving the protein MQPVDSHLFLLVGAALFSIGLAVVILKRHAIVVLMGIELMLNAVNINLVAFSQYDPDRLQGQMLTLFVMVVAAAESAVALAIVLQVYRHFHTAQVDELNELNS; this is encoded by the coding sequence ATGCAACCCGTTGATAGTCATTTGTTTCTACTCGTGGGCGCGGCCCTCTTCAGCATCGGGTTAGCGGTCGTCATTCTTAAGCGTCATGCTATTGTGGTGTTAATGGGTATTGAACTGATGCTCAACGCCGTTAACATAAACCTCGTCGCTTTTAGTCAGTATGATCCTGACCGGTTACAGGGCCAGATGCTAACGTTATTTGTGATGGTTGTTGCTGCAGCTGAGTCGGCGGTTGCGCTGGCCATTGTTTTGCAGGTTTACCGTCATTTCCACACGGCTCAAGTGGATGAGTTAAACGAACTCAATTCTTGA
- a CDS encoding 2OG-Fe(II) oxygenase — protein MIIPFETIINGILTDGYGVADNFITPDEVAALADQLHQRLSAGKFKAAGTGNEQVSVENAVRGDEIMWLDDATATPVEKAFLLRISEFVSYINQTCYLGLRDVEFHYARYPTGTFYKRHLDQFRNDSRRKLSVICYLNTDWQEEDGGQLALYLPGAVVDPERQIIISPIGGRLVCFESSLLPHEVLPAIHERLSITGWLKTG, from the coding sequence TTGATCATACCCTTCGAGACTATCATCAACGGTATATTGACTGATGGCTATGGCGTTGCAGACAATTTTATAACACCTGATGAAGTGGCCGCCCTTGCGGATCAACTGCATCAACGGCTGAGCGCCGGGAAATTTAAAGCTGCCGGTACCGGAAATGAGCAGGTTTCGGTCGAAAATGCGGTTCGGGGCGACGAAATTATGTGGCTCGACGATGCTACAGCTACACCTGTCGAAAAGGCGTTTCTACTTCGGATCAGCGAATTCGTATCATACATAAACCAGACGTGTTACCTGGGGCTGCGCGATGTTGAATTTCACTATGCTCGCTATCCAACAGGTACTTTTTACAAACGCCATCTCGATCAGTTTCGCAACGATTCGCGTCGAAAACTCTCGGTCATTTGCTACCTGAATACGGATTGGCAGGAGGAAGATGGTGGGCAATTAGCCCTTTATCTTCCCGGCGCTGTTGTCGACCCAGAGCGGCAGATCATAATTTCACCAATAGGCGGTCGGCTGGTCTGTTTTGAAAGCAGTTTGTTGCCTCATGAAGTACTGCCTGCCATCCATGAACGGCTCAGTATAACAGGTTGGTTGAAAACAGGTTAG
- a CDS encoding NADH-quinone oxidoreductase subunit 5 family protein, whose protein sequence is MPADNPHLLHALMAILLGLPFAGFLVLTAANRRTAGFVAVLSTSIGLALSILLATTLPEQPLLIQADWATFSGVSFGFSLRLDALAALMLVLVHFVALLVQLYSLSYLHDEPKLRRYFAYLQLFVGAMLGIVLAGNLLVMYAFWELVGLASYLLIGFYAERAASSKAAQKAFLMNRVGDIGFLIGIFLTYYQFDTLDFAALATLGGQAVLPTALGLCLFMGCVGKSAQFPLLSWLPDAMEGPTPVSALLHAATMVAAGIFLLARIHPLLSADALVVITIIGTITTLWGGYSALFQTDIKKVLAFSTVSQLGLMVAGMGTDNVSGAMFHLLTHAFFKAGLFLSAGAIIHAVHTQDMRQMGGLRKALPATFIAYTVCAAALSGLPFFSGFLSKEAILGGAFGWATIQGNGFAFVIPVLLLLSSGLTALYMARQWRLIFFGVYRNKEVPLIQAHEPNWLMRGPVLLLALLSVWVWFAANPFSGHGSWFFNLLPTQEEEHFGWLAPVSIGLVLLGSWLGFRMPEPGANTSYVRLSVEYGFLDFFIRILAIRPVLRLAAFLYKTDHRVVDGVVNGAGVTTVVLAHVTTGFDRLGVDGVVNGVAWLAGRLGQLTRAVQNGRVQSYITAAVIGLLVVLWWLL, encoded by the coding sequence ATGCCCGCCGACAATCCCCACCTGCTTCATGCGCTGATGGCCATCTTACTGGGGCTTCCCTTTGCCGGATTTCTGGTACTGACGGCCGCCAATCGCCGAACGGCCGGTTTCGTTGCGGTACTGTCTACCAGTATTGGTCTGGCCTTGTCTATATTGTTAGCGACTACCTTACCCGAACAACCTTTATTAATACAGGCTGATTGGGCGACGTTCTCGGGCGTATCCTTTGGCTTTAGCCTGCGACTCGACGCTCTTGCCGCGCTGATGCTCGTGCTCGTTCATTTTGTCGCCTTACTCGTGCAGCTATATTCGCTTTCCTACCTACACGATGAACCGAAACTACGCCGGTATTTCGCCTATCTGCAATTATTTGTAGGCGCCATGTTGGGAATCGTTCTGGCAGGAAATCTGCTGGTCATGTATGCCTTTTGGGAATTGGTTGGTCTGGCGTCGTACCTGCTGATTGGTTTTTATGCAGAGCGAGCGGCCTCATCAAAAGCGGCTCAAAAAGCGTTTCTGATGAACCGCGTTGGCGATATAGGCTTTCTTATCGGTATTTTTTTGACGTATTATCAATTCGATACGCTCGACTTTGCGGCTCTGGCAACCCTCGGTGGACAAGCGGTGTTGCCCACCGCGCTCGGCTTGTGTCTATTCATGGGTTGCGTTGGAAAATCAGCTCAGTTTCCATTATTAAGCTGGTTGCCCGATGCCATGGAAGGGCCCACGCCTGTGTCGGCCTTACTTCATGCTGCTACAATGGTTGCTGCGGGTATTTTCCTGCTGGCCCGAATTCATCCGCTTCTTTCAGCTGATGCGCTGGTTGTCATCACCATAATTGGCACTATAACCACCCTTTGGGGTGGTTACTCGGCGCTTTTCCAAACCGACATCAAGAAAGTGCTGGCTTTTTCAACCGTTTCCCAGTTGGGATTGATGGTGGCCGGAATGGGAACCGATAATGTGAGCGGGGCCATGTTTCATTTACTAACCCACGCTTTTTTTAAAGCGGGTTTGTTTCTGAGCGCTGGCGCTATTATCCATGCTGTTCATACCCAGGATATGCGGCAGATGGGTGGTTTACGCAAGGCATTACCGGCCACGTTTATTGCCTATACGGTTTGCGCGGCTGCCTTGTCGGGCTTGCCCTTCTTTTCCGGCTTTTTATCGAAAGAAGCTATCCTAGGAGGAGCTTTTGGCTGGGCGACTATTCAGGGTAATGGCTTCGCTTTCGTTATACCAGTCTTACTGCTGTTGTCGTCTGGGTTGACGGCGCTTTATATGGCCCGGCAGTGGCGGCTAATTTTTTTCGGTGTCTACCGCAACAAAGAAGTACCGCTGATCCAGGCACACGAACCCAACTGGCTCATGCGCGGGCCTGTACTCTTACTGGCTCTCTTGTCTGTATGGGTCTGGTTTGCTGCTAACCCATTTTCAGGGCATGGGAGTTGGTTTTTTAACTTACTCCCTACACAGGAAGAGGAACATTTCGGGTGGCTGGCTCCGGTATCTATTGGCCTGGTATTACTGGGTAGCTGGCTGGGCTTTCGCATGCCGGAGCCGGGAGCTAACACGAGCTATGTTCGGCTGTCAGTCGAGTACGGCTTTCTGGATTTTTTTATCAGAATACTCGCGATCAGACCTGTGTTGCGCCTGGCGGCATTTCTTTATAAGACCGACCATCGGGTGGTCGACGGTGTTGTGAATGGGGCCGGTGTAACGACCGTCGTACTCGCGCATGTGACAACGGGTTTCGACCGTCTGGGCGTTGATGGCGTCGTAAATGGCGTGGCCTGGCTGGCTGGCCGGTTAGGTCAATTAACGCGCGCTGTTCAAAATGGGCGGGTGCAGTCGTACATTACGGCAGCTGTGATTGGTTTGTTAGTGGTACTGTGGTGGTTGCTTTAA
- a CDS encoding complex I subunit 4 family protein yields the protein MILSLLIFLPLLGALIVALLPDSQAVHYRRIALAVTLADVVLAGVAYAGFDKTVSGYQLLEQANWITLPLGNLGVVSIDYLLGVDGISLPLVLLSAVVMLVGVVSSWPMTYRQRAYYSLYLLLTGTIMGCFLALDFFLFFLFFEFMLLPMYFLIGLWGGPRREYASIKFFLYTLLGSLLILLVMIGLYLSVMDPVSTAVAAGLVTNPSDVTAEVIRAVQVYLQNGQLNSAQVVHTFDMRYLADGGNYLPNAFLNPSAEPIVAGFPARMLAFWAIFIGFAIKLPIVPLHTWLPDAHVEAPTPVSVILAGVLLKIGGYGFLRIAWNFFPDGAAEYAFALAVLGVLSIVYGGLNALAQADLKKMIAYSSVSHMGFVLLGVASLTAEGINGAVYQMVSHGVLSSMLFLLVGVVYDRTHDRRIDSYRGLMQSMPNYTTLTAIAFFGSLGLPGFSGFVGELFTLMGSFQSEWIPGWLTAVATTGILLAAAYFLWTLQRMFFGSLWVRPFETKTGSSHTLTDLTAREKLMLIPLGVMALVLGLFPNLVFDLTNATVAQWLVKFAVE from the coding sequence ATGATTCTTTCGTTACTCATTTTTCTCCCTTTATTAGGCGCGTTGATCGTAGCTCTTCTGCCCGATAGTCAGGCTGTTCACTATCGACGGATTGCGCTGGCTGTCACGCTGGCCGACGTTGTGCTGGCTGGTGTGGCTTATGCTGGATTTGATAAAACCGTTAGTGGTTATCAACTGCTCGAACAAGCTAACTGGATTACGTTGCCATTGGGTAATCTGGGCGTCGTTTCCATTGATTACCTGCTCGGCGTCGATGGGATTAGTCTACCGCTGGTTCTCCTGTCGGCGGTTGTGATGCTTGTAGGTGTGGTGTCTTCTTGGCCAATGACTTACCGGCAACGGGCCTATTATTCGCTCTACTTGTTGCTGACAGGCACGATTATGGGCTGTTTTCTGGCCCTCGATTTCTTCTTGTTTTTTCTGTTTTTCGAATTTATGCTCCTGCCGATGTATTTTCTGATCGGCTTATGGGGCGGGCCACGTCGAGAGTATGCGTCTATCAAGTTCTTTCTATACACGCTGCTTGGGTCATTATTGATTTTGCTGGTGATGATCGGGCTGTACTTATCCGTTATGGACCCTGTGAGTACGGCTGTCGCGGCTGGCCTGGTAACCAATCCTTCGGATGTAACGGCGGAAGTTATTCGTGCTGTTCAGGTTTACCTTCAGAATGGCCAGTTAAATTCGGCACAGGTTGTGCATACGTTCGACATGCGCTACTTAGCCGATGGCGGCAACTATTTACCCAATGCCTTTCTGAACCCATCCGCCGAACCGATTGTAGCCGGATTCCCGGCGCGGATGCTGGCCTTTTGGGCTATTTTTATTGGCTTTGCTATAAAGCTTCCTATCGTGCCTTTGCACACCTGGCTGCCCGATGCCCACGTTGAAGCACCTACGCCTGTTTCCGTCATTTTGGCGGGTGTACTGCTTAAAATAGGCGGGTACGGTTTTCTGCGAATTGCCTGGAATTTCTTTCCCGATGGCGCTGCTGAATATGCTTTCGCGCTAGCCGTATTGGGCGTATTGTCCATCGTGTATGGCGGCTTGAACGCGCTTGCCCAGGCCGACCTCAAAAAAATGATTGCCTATTCATCGGTGTCGCACATGGGCTTTGTCTTGCTCGGGGTGGCCTCACTCACCGCCGAAGGCATCAATGGTGCCGTGTATCAGATGGTGAGTCACGGGGTTTTGTCGTCGATGCTATTCCTGCTTGTGGGCGTCGTTTACGACCGTACCCATGACCGGCGCATTGACTCGTATCGTGGTTTGATGCAATCCATGCCTAACTACACAACCCTGACCGCCATTGCTTTCTTTGGCTCATTGGGCTTGCCCGGATTTTCAGGATTCGTTGGCGAATTGTTTACGCTGATGGGTAGCTTTCAGTCGGAGTGGATACCGGGCTGGCTCACGGCTGTTGCCACAACGGGTATTTTGTTAGCCGCTGCTTACTTCCTCTGGACGCTTCAGCGAATGTTTTTCGGCTCGTTATGGGTGCGGCCTTTTGAGACAAAAACTGGATCGAGCCACACGCTTACCGATTTAACCGCCCGCGAAAAACTCATGCTGATTCCTTTGGGCGTTATGGCGCTGGTGCTGGGCTTGTTTCCTAATCTCGTCTTCGATCTGACGAACGCAACAGTAGCCCAGTGGCTGGTGAAGTTTGCCGTGGAGTAA
- the gldG gene encoding gliding motility-associated ABC transporter substrate-binding protein GldG — MRPASLRTLFVIAALLAVNVLSAFVFFRLDLTQEKRYTLSTATENLLANLPDDIHVDVYLTGDLPPGFKRLESAVRETLDEFEARAGKTITYRFIDPALITNPDEKNKFIDKLQQRGLLPTNLFASEGGKRTEKLVFPGAIVSYKGQETAVQLLKGNKAASPEEQLNQSYEGVEYQLASAIRKLTQTEGNRRRVGLLYGHTQVPPSRFADLLASVQQTYDLYFIDMTKPGPIAGLDAILVPKPDKPFSEEDIFKLDQFVVNGGRALFFVDGQRVDSVDNAGTYAQPVSLNLDDLFFRWGIRLNRDVVKDLRCAPIPLNVGNLGDKPNIQLLPWRFYPLLNNFGTSNNPIVRNLDAILGRFISTLDTVQAAGIQKTPLLLTSPYTKVLKAPALISYNEARQQPDPQTYNEGPKLIGCLLEGRFKSLFANRILPSDPRAAGFRPEGVASRVLVCSDGDLIVNDVDYKRNTPYPLGFDRFTRTTFANKDFALNALDYLVDPNGVIAARTRTIALRPLDKIKADASRTTWQLVNLIGPLVLVGLVGLVWQVARRRKYGQ, encoded by the coding sequence ATGAGACCCGCTTCCCTGCGTACCCTGTTCGTTATTGCTGCCTTACTTGCCGTCAATGTGTTGTCGGCCTTTGTGTTTTTTCGGCTCGATTTAACCCAGGAAAAACGCTATACCCTTTCTACAGCCACAGAAAACCTGCTGGCCAATTTACCGGATGACATTCATGTCGATGTATACTTGACCGGTGATCTGCCTCCAGGCTTCAAACGACTTGAAAGTGCCGTTCGGGAAACACTGGATGAATTTGAAGCACGGGCTGGAAAGACCATCACGTATCGATTTATTGACCCGGCGCTAATTACAAATCCCGATGAGAAAAATAAATTCATCGACAAACTACAACAGCGGGGCCTGCTACCGACTAACCTGTTTGCCAGCGAAGGCGGAAAACGCACAGAGAAACTGGTTTTCCCCGGCGCCATTGTGTCTTATAAAGGACAGGAAACAGCCGTTCAGCTGCTGAAAGGCAACAAAGCGGCTTCGCCCGAAGAACAGTTAAACCAATCGTATGAAGGCGTCGAATATCAACTCGCATCGGCGATTCGTAAGCTGACCCAAACGGAGGGAAACCGTCGGCGCGTTGGGTTGCTTTATGGCCATACTCAAGTACCTCCCTCCCGCTTCGCCGACCTGCTGGCGTCCGTACAACAGACCTACGATCTGTATTTCATCGACATGACTAAACCCGGCCCCATTGCCGGTCTGGATGCGATCCTGGTCCCCAAACCCGATAAGCCTTTTTCGGAAGAGGACATTTTTAAACTCGACCAGTTTGTTGTAAACGGTGGCCGTGCCTTGTTTTTTGTGGATGGTCAGCGAGTAGACAGCGTCGACAACGCAGGCACGTATGCACAACCCGTTAGCCTGAATCTCGACGATTTATTTTTCCGCTGGGGCATCCGGCTGAACCGCGATGTGGTAAAGGATCTACGTTGCGCGCCCATCCCGCTCAACGTGGGAAACCTGGGCGATAAGCCGAATATTCAACTCCTGCCCTGGCGGTTTTATCCGTTACTAAACAATTTTGGCACATCAAACAACCCCATTGTCCGTAACCTGGATGCCATTCTGGGCCGCTTTATCAGTACCCTCGATACGGTTCAGGCAGCGGGCATTCAGAAAACACCGCTGCTGCTGACCTCACCTTACACAAAAGTGCTAAAGGCACCAGCGCTGATTTCTTACAATGAAGCACGTCAGCAACCCGACCCGCAAACCTACAACGAAGGGCCCAAGCTCATTGGCTGCCTGCTCGAAGGTCGGTTTAAATCCCTGTTTGCGAACCGGATTTTGCCCAGCGATCCCCGCGCGGCTGGTTTCCGGCCCGAAGGTGTAGCTTCCCGCGTACTCGTCTGCTCCGACGGTGACTTGATCGTGAACGATGTGGACTACAAACGCAACACACCCTATCCGCTGGGATTCGACCGGTTCACCCGCACTACCTTTGCCAATAAAGATTTTGCGCTGAATGCACTTGATTATCTGGTCGACCCAAACGGCGTTATTGCCGCCCGCACCCGAACCATAGCCCTTCGTCCTCTGGACAAAATCAAGGCAGATGCGAGCCGCACTACTTGGCAGCTAGTAAACCTGATAGGTCCCCTGGTGTTGGTAGGCCTTGTGGGGCTGGTTTGGCAGGTGGCCCGGCGCAGAAAGTACGGACAGTGA